Proteins encoded within one genomic window of Nonomuraea gerenzanensis:
- the dut gene encoding dUTP diphosphatase, translating to MSEAEVLIQRLDPGLPIPAYAHPGDAGADLHAAEDVELLPGERAVVGTGLAIALPDGYAAFVHPRSGLAARHGVTLVNAPGTVDAGYRGEIKVTVINTDLKEPFRLRRGDRVAQLVIQRVERAAFTAVERLPESVRGADGFGSTGR from the coding sequence GTGAGCGAGGCAGAGGTCCTCATCCAGCGGCTCGATCCCGGGCTGCCGATCCCGGCGTACGCCCATCCGGGCGACGCGGGAGCCGACCTCCACGCGGCCGAGGACGTCGAGCTGCTGCCCGGCGAGCGGGCCGTCGTCGGCACGGGCCTGGCGATCGCGCTGCCCGATGGGTACGCCGCGTTCGTGCACCCGCGCTCCGGCCTGGCGGCCAGGCACGGCGTCACGCTCGTCAACGCGCCCGGCACGGTCGACGCCGGCTACCGGGGCGAGATCAAGGTGACGGTGATCAACACCGACCTCAAGGAGCCGTTCCGGCTGCGGCGCGGCGACCGCGTGGCGCAACTGGTGATCCAGCGGGTCGAGCGGGCGGCCTTCACGGCGGTCGAGCGGCTGCCCGAGTCCGTACGCGGCGCCGACGGATTCGGATCGACCGGCCGCTGA